The Brassica oleracea var. oleracea cultivar TO1000 chromosome C7, BOL, whole genome shotgun sequence sequence ATTGGTGGAAAAATATGTTTTATGTGTGACAATTCTGTTTTGGCATTATTATACATATATAACTCACAAGCCAGCTGATGACAACAGATCTTCTCCAGAATCCTCCAGCATGCATCGCAAAGAACTCGTGATTTGCGTTGAATAACTCGTGAAGGGCATGAGCATGAGGATGAGCATGAGCATGACCACGCTTTGCTGCTTCTGCAACATGTTAATACCTATTTACTTGGTGTTTAAAACACACACAAAAAAATCACATCAATTGTTGAATCTCACCTTTTTGAGAAGGATGTTTCTTGAACCTACCCTCCCAATGCTTCCATTGTTGTATCTACATGTCGTTTCAAATCAAATAACGTAATCAGAGGAAAGTAAAGACAACGTCTAAATAGAAGGTTCCAAGGTTCTTTAAAAAAAAAAAATTATAACATGAAAGTTCCAAGGTTCTTTTTGCTGTTTTTGCTATAAAAGCAAGTTACATTACCCTGGCTCCTCCAAGAACCATGGTTGAGGCACAAAAGATGACGTGAAAAACCGCTAGCACGAAGATGAAGATATGGAGTTGATGCAATGCTTCCACAGATACTAACGGAACCTGCCCCTGAAAATCATAGAAACAAGAGATGGTTAACAGAAAAAGGATCCAGTGAGATAGGAGTTTTAAGAGAAACGAGCCTTGGCAGCACAATGGTCTGGACTTGCTCCTGTGGAAAGTAGATGTCTTGCACTGATGCTAAGCGTATGAGATGATTCTGGAGCATGATGCTTCTCCAATGGCTTCTTACACGGGAACATGTTGCTAACAAGAGCTCGTGGGACACATATATGCCTTATGGCGGCCTGAGACACCGTTAACATTAAAGAGATAAACCCCAGGAGCATCAGCTCTGCACGAAGACATCAAATTTGGTCAGATCAACAAGTTAGATAACGCAGAGGAAAACTGAAGGAAGAAGCTAACCTTCTTTAAGTTTCTGCAAGGCCTCGAACAAGGCATCTTGTCGCCTACGCTTCAGACACTGGGACCGAGACAATGGAGAGTTGTTAGAAGAAGAGAGCATGTTACAAGGTAGACAGTGGATGTATGTATACCTTTCCAAGATGATGAAGACCACGTTCAGCGAGAAGTGATAAGAGAACGATGATGAAACAGATAAACGCTACGACCCATGTGGGCGTATATTCAAGCGACCTCTCTTCTGCCATTTTCTGCACCTCAAGATGGAGATAAACTCTTATTGTTTATTATTTAAAGCAGAGAATAAGAAACAGAAGGAGTTGAGGGCAAAGAATAGAGAGATGGAGCAATTTGTAGGTTACCTTTAACCAGTAAAAAAAGCACAAAACCTTTCTTCTATTTCACGCAATCACGTGCAGATTTGGAAATAAAGAAACCAAACCTAACCGAGAACTAAATAGGTATCCAAATACCCAAAATTTTAATTATTTACCTAAAAAATTAGTTATACATCTTAGTTTTAAATAAGATAGAAACAAAAACTAGTACTATCTATTCTATTTCTTCTTCTGTTCACCAGCACAAACTGTGAAGAACATCAGAAGATACTGGCCCGCTGCGAGTTTTCAGATACGTTGGTAGAATAAGATATACGCCTCAGAAATTTATGAGGGGCAAATTTATCCAATTTCTCTAAAATTTATTATAAATAGTAAAGACAAACTTTTTTTAACAAAAATCCATAGGGGGCAGATGCCCCACCCTTGCTGGCTGTACATCCGCCACTGTCCATTACAGTTTTCAGATTTTGAGCGATGGACAAGAGATAATCCTGCTCAGGCTTCAATTATGATCATATCGGATGAAGTGGCTTCAAGCAAGTACGGTTCAAAACTTATTTGCCGGAAACTAGAACTGCTTTTTGGCTCATTCAGTTAGGCCTTTTGAAATGCCACTCTTTTTCGAAACCCACTGATGACACCTTACATTATTTTTGACACCTCTGAAACGCATTCTTGATTCCGCCACTGATGACAAATAATATATTTTGTAGGGGTGTTCAATCCGGATATCGGTTCGGTTTCGGTTCGGTTTTTTCGGTTTTTCGGTATTTCGGTTAGTAAAATATAACTACCATTCTAAATCCATATTTACTTCGGTTCGGTTCGGTTTATATACCGTCGGTTTTCGGTTTATTCGGTTTTATACTAAAAAATATAATTCTTTATTTTGGGATCATATTATATGAATTTTAGAGTCTTGTTGTCAACACATTCATTTATTAAAAAATATTATAAGTTTAAATAAAAGAACAAAAAAAAAAAATGTTTCTATCATCTAATAAAATAATCAAATCTATAATTAAAATCAAATCTCAAAATTTTGATAATAAAAATAAAAAACAAAAAATAAAACAGAAACACGAAGCACAAAAAATAAGTTATTATATTCTTTCATATTTAGCGTTTATCAAAGTCATGTTTCTTCTATTAAACACGAAACTCTATTCGTCTATAGATAATAAAAAAATTGTGAAGAATTTCCACTAATTGTTATCATCAAATTTATAATCTTTATTTCAATTTAGTCAATGCTAAATTAAAGCAAAAAGATCAAAAGAAGACTAAGAAAATAACAAGCATGTATGCGATGAATTGTTATTTAATTATAGTTCAAGTGTTTTACAAATCAGGACTATTTTATTACTGTAAAAAATATGGTAATAGTTATTAGCAAAAAAATAACTTATGATTTTCATACGTTGTTATAAAATATATACATATTTACATGTTTCTATTTTTTGATCGGTTTTATTCGGTTTATTCAGTTTTATCGGTTATATACCGAACCATATCCAAATCCTACGGTTTTTTTAAAATCATATCCATTCGGTTTGTATGGTATATACCAAATCCAAACCATATTATCTATTTCGGGTCGGTTCGGTTCGGTACGGTTCGGTTTTGCCATATTGAACAGCCCTAATATTTTGTGTAAAAGTAAAACCTGCACATATGTAATTCTGGTTTGTTTCGGATTTCATAAAAATAGAAAACTGACCTGAACCCAACTGAACCCGAACGGATCGGATCAGAAAAGTTAGAGGTTCCTAAATTGGTCTAAAACATCTCAACCCAAATAACCGGACCAACTTAAACCATACACCGAAATGCCTAGGACTAATGTGTACCATCCACATGATGTACCTAAAAGCATAGAAAACAGTGTTTGGTTTCTCAGACAACAACTTTATGCAATAAGCCAAATTATTATTTTTTTTATCATTTGAAACTACATTATTCACTTGTGTCTAAATCAGGCAAAACTAGATAACTTATTACACTCAAAGGTTTTTAGTTTTCTTTTTAAGGCGTCCAAGGAGCTGGAGGAGGCGGCGTGGCAGGTGTTAAAGGAGGCACAGCAGAAAACATAGTGTTCTTGTCAATAGCTCCAAACGTTCTTTCTCCTGACAAAGCCACCAGTGCTGCGACCAGACCAGCATTGCCTGCAAGGGTTGGCTCTGTATAGTTGTAGTTAGTACGAAGGTCGTGGAACCCGTCATGCTTGTCAGGTCCAGCAACCATTGCTCCTACGATGGTATTTGGATTATTCTTTTTAGTGTCTCTCCATTTCCATCCTCCTTTGCAGCTTTCTTTCTTCACACTTTTCGGTATTGAAGCTCCTCTGTGATGCACGTGTTTCGGGTACCGTTGTCCAAAACCTACAACATAACTCATCTTCCGAGGGTTTTTACCGAGTATGTAATCAATCTGCCAAGAAAAAAAACACACAAAAGAGTATGATCAGATAAAGTCATACTATAGAGGAAGCATATTATATACCTGTGATCTTGCAAAGTCCCGTAGGACATCAGTAGAATAGAATTTCGGACCACAGTACCATCCAGGAGTGTCAGCAGCATCTAGATAGTCACTAAATAGCGCAGCTAAGAAAGCCGCATTTGCAGCATATTGAAGAGGCTGTGGATCTCCATGATTCAACATGATCAAACCTCCTGTATAGATATAATATCAAAGTTATAGCTCTTCACAACAGGTCCACAAAAATTAAAAAGTGTAGACAGTTAACTATTTACTCACCCTTGGTTCTTTTAAACTTTTTGTAGTAAGGTAAGTATGAGCACATAACTACTCCTGTTTGATTATGAAAGGTTCTCAAGATGTCTTCATATGGATATCCAGGGCTTAGAAACAGCCTTAACCGTGTCAACAGCAACTATATCCAGAAACCAAGCAGATTAGGTTGTTTTTAAGAGTCAGCTTAAAATAACATTACTAGAGAACTAACCTGAGCTCCGGGAAGCTTGTTGTCCCAGCTAGGGACACCATAGTAAGGACCATCCCAGAAGGCACCAGCATGCCTCGCCGTATCATGGTTGGTAACTTGATCAAGATACGTTATATTTCCAGTAGCATAATACAACCAAGCCCCGCCCCATAGAAGCTCATCCCAAAACAGGCTCGACTTATAAAACTCGCTAGACTCTTTACGAGGTATACTGTAACTTTTTTTAACAGCGTTTGCAAAGTTATAAAGCGTTTTAGCACCGTGAACAAGCTTCTTAGAGTAGTCTCTGTTGTCTTTAAAAACAATGGATGCAGAGGCCAGAGCAGCTGCCATCTCTGCAGCAAGATCCGAGCAGCCAGAGTAACAACTATGCGCAAGCCTTGTGTAATCAACGTCCTCAGGACGCATCCAGCAGTAATGGTCATTTTGCATCACACCTCCTCCACGGTTATCCCCATAGCCGACCTGTGAACACACACACAAACGTTTCAAGAAAACGTTTAGTATTTTCAAAACATATTATCTTTTTTTTTTTTACCTGTGACACCATCCTACCGACTTTATCAGCACTACTGTTGAAGGTCTTGAGAAAATAATCAGTTCCCCATTTGATGAGTTCTTTAACATGGTCAAGCTCCCCTGCAGCTTCGTATTTAGCACTGTATTCAATCACACTCCAGCTCAGCATGGTCATCGCATATGACATTGGGAAGCTGAACTTGATTGTATCTCCAGCATCGTAGTAGCCTCCAACCACATCTCTGGGAGGGTATTCTCCTTCATCGACATCTTTCATACAGGAGTTGCCTCTCCATGACACGTCATTCTTCTTAGGAAGTTTCCCAGCTGCAAGGAACATAATAAGTAACCAGTCTTGAGATATGACATAACATAGATACATATATAGGACCGGTCCGGGGCATAGACAAAAGGAACCGACATATCATGATTTTAAGCGATATTTTTAGTTGTATATAAGACACTATAAGAAAAATTTACATGAATAACAAGAGCACAAGTGAGTATAGGGCATGAAGAAAAAAATGAATTGTCGGGCACTTAATATATCAGTTCGAGGGTTTATGTAAGAACAGAATGTTAACAAGTTTCGAGCTTACATTTTTGAGCGTTGAAGAACAAGAGTGTCTTGTTGAGAGCGAGAGTGTAGTTGTCTTGTTGAGGCTTCTCATGTTTGTGGTGTGGCACGTGTCTAACGATCATAGTTATGGATCCAGCGAGAAAGGTGGTAACAAGAAGGGTTCCAAGAGTCCATAGAAAGATTTTGCGGCTGACTAGTATACATCCGAGATCAACGTACTTCTTCTTCTTCCTCACGGGTGGTCCGAGTAACCAGCTCCGCTGCGTTGCGTCTAGTGGTCGAGGAAGAGCCGAACGGTCGAGTTCTTGGAGATTACGGCTGCGATCGTCGTCGGTGATTGAGTCAGCCGCATTGATCTCTAAAGGACCACCCCATGGGTCTCGTCCGTACATTGTGATGGAGTCTTGTCTCCGTGCACGATCAGATCTAAAAGAATTCTTGTTTTGTTTGTTTGTTTGAGAGTGGAGAAGACGAGGAGGTTTGTTATAAGTGAGGCTTTAGGGTACTGAGTGATGTGGAAAGTGATAGTGAATTGAAGATGATGTCAGCTTTTGAAGTACCTGAGTTTAATGATACTCTGCCACGTTATGAAAAGTACGCAGGACTACGTCAGAAAAATTGAGCTCCGGGAAGCTTGTTGTGATTCCTCCTATATATTAAATGTTAAGAAAAATTACTAGAGAACTAACCATTTAACGAAACATGCGATAAATTTGATTTAAAAATATTTTTACATTTAAGTCAAATAATATAGAGAATAAGATAATGTTGATTGAAAAGAATTTTAAAATAAATTTTAGGTTTATTGATTGTATGTTTTGTATTACTATTTAGAAAGAAAAATAGATATTTGGCATAAAATATGTAAAAAAATAGAAAAAAAATTAGCAAAAATTTAATATAAAGAACGAAATGATAATGACAAAAATAAGAAGAGGCCGAAGAATATGCAAATCTGTGTTAGTGAAGTTAATTTGATAATTACATATATAATTCTACAAACATTTGTTATTATTAAATATTCATTAGTTATTTTTATATCAAATTTATAGAAACTTTAGTACTGATTTTCAAATTATTTTAAGTTAAAAATTATATTTTTAATGTTTCAAACTATATGAGATTGTATACATAATATATATTTTTTATAATACTTACATTCGCGAATTCGCGAGCAACCAACTAGTTGATCATTAAGCTCAAGTAGATACGATTAATTATTTTTTCTATAATAATATTTTGGTTTTGTAGATTTTTAGTTGGTGACATTTATTGAACCTTTACTGTTGTCACTAGCGACTTTTTTTATTTTCTATACAAGTGTACAAATGAACTCAATGTCCTTATCGACCATGGCCATATATGAAAAGAGAAAACAACCATAAAAATCTTAAACTTTTAAATTAAAGCCAAAAAACTTTGAACTCATATTTGAACAAAAAAATACTACAACTTTCAAATATTGGTTATCTTACCTCGCATTTTTTGTTAATTATGCCATTTTAGAAATCTAAAAAGTCAACTGTTAAACCTGTAAACATCTGTTAACTCGATAAACGATGTCGTTTTAAAAATTGATTAAACATTAATGAAATGATGTTGTTTTACATCTATAAGCATTTAAATCATCTCCTCTTTCGTGAAACCTAAATTTTCTAACTAATTCTCTAATCTTTCAATCTTCTAATCTTCAAAACCCAGAGCTATTGATAATGCAAAGGGTGACTATGATGATGGAGTTACTTCGGATTCGTCGTAGTGAGAGATCTTAAGTGGAAAGTGCTAGGGAAATTACGATTGAACAACAGAATCAAGTCGGTGAAGAAGGCAACGAAGATGATAATGAGACTATAATAAGAATGATAATGAAGCTGAGAATAATGGTATTGGTGTCGAAGAAGAATTTTTAAGTAATTTAAAATGACGTCGTTTAGTAAGTTAACAGACGTTTACGGTTTAATAGTTGACTTTCTGAGTTTCTAAAATGGTCGAGTCAATAAAAAATAAAAGTTAAAATGGTCAACATTTAAAAGTTGGAGTATTTTTTGGCTCAAACACGAGTTGAAAGTTATTTTGACTTTAATTTGAAAGTTGGGTTTTATTGACAGTTTTCTCTATATGAAAGTAGCAGGACTGTTTTAAGACGCATATACAAATTTCATTTGAAACAATCATATGATTCAAGAAGGGTGAAAACACTAGTGACGAAGGTAATACTATCATATGATTTTACGGTTTGCAGTCGGAAAACTCGATTTTGCGATTTTAGCGGAAAAACTCGATTATACGGTTTTTGCGGGAAAATTCAGTTTTGCGGTTTTGGCAGAAAACTTAGTTTTATGGTTTTGGCGGGAAAACTCGGTATTGCGGTTTTGACGGGAAAACTCGGTTTTTCGGTTTCGGCGGGAAAACTCATTTTTGGTTTCTGTGAAAAATTTTATTTTACGGTTTTGGCGAAAAAAATCATTTTTTTGGTTCCTAAGAAAAAAAACGTTTTTGCAAATTTTATATAATTTAATTAAAATGGTGAAAATCTATATATCTAATTGAAAATCCATGGGTACACCATTACCCTTTTGTATTTACCCAACATAAATATGGAGTTTAAAATTAATACTCATAATTGACCCATTTAATCCTAGAAGGGTAAAAACCCTACCCATTATTAGTGGGTTTGGGTAAACCCATGGGTAATTACCCATGTTAACATCCAAACGGGTTTCTTAAGTACTAAAACAGGGGAAGAGACAACGAACTACATTTGAACTTAACCCGATAACACAGCCGAATGTTCCCAGTAATCTTTTGGCTGGAACTGCAACTACAATGGGGACACCAAAAGCTGGATTCGGGACCACGCACTGCTGATTAGAGTAAGACCGAGAGCTGCGAAGATCAGACACTTGAGACCATGGTTTTATCTGGACGATGGGTTCTTCTTGTTTGTGAGGCAATTGAGTAGTTCAAGGAGATGCTGATGCCTCTGGTGCACAAACACTCTTGAGTTTCAATGTTTCATTGAACCAAAATGGCAGAGGAGGTGAAACCGCTGAGTATTCACAAGAGCATTGCTGAGCCTGAGAAGATGGGGAAGCTTGCTTAAGTTTCCTCTTCTTTCATGACCAAAACTTGAGCTTCTTCATTGCTTTCATAACCTTCATTGGGTACTGCTCAACCTTATGAACCTGGTCACTGCTTTTAACTCGAAAGGAGAATGTTTGTAACCGTTGAAGAACAAAAGAAAGTTAAAAAGAAGAATCATTTGCTCTTAATCTTCTTTAGCGTTTTTGGGATCTTCAATCTCTGTGACAATTTAATTTATCAAAATCTTGCAGAGGCCCCACATGCTTAACTACCACTAGTGACATGACAATGCAAGTTATGCCGGTACATACTGACAACAAGGTCCTCTTGCAATAACTTAAATGTGTGTTTGATTTTTTTTTTTTTGTCACAAACTAAACTTCATTGAAAGATTAAACTGGGTTCATTACAAGGTTTTTTAACACCTGTTTGGATATGCCATCCACGTTAGAAACAGAGGATCTACTGACCCAATAAAAGGAAACTGAATCGAAAGCTAAGGATAGAGAGTTGTTGTCGCTGAGGATTCCGTGCAAATCTGAAACATTTGAGCCATCCTTGATTACCGTCATCAGTTTACTTGAATCAGACTCGAAAGAGATTTGTTTGAAATCCAACGAAATCGCTGCCTCCATCGCTGCCAGTAACGCCAACCCCTCCGCCACAAGGGGTGATTTAACATTTGCAAAAGTTTGGGACAGAGGTGTTCCTTCCTAATGCCTACAAACTCCCACGCCACACCCGCCTGGTGCCCTTCCCTGCTCCACGCCGCATCTGACCTACAGATAATCTCGTTTCTTGGTCCTTCCCAACCAGAACTGTTCCTTTTTACACCCTGTTCACAAAATAGAGTCGCAGATGCGATATTGTCAGTCTACAATATAAAGATTTGCTTTAGAGTGCGTTAATAAAGTAGAACAAGAAAAGCTATATCCAAGGGAATGAGAAGAGAAGTGACCAAGGTGCTTTCGCCTATTCAGAACCTCGAGATGTGTCCTTTGAATTCCTCGAACCTTCTATGAAAGCAATCATACCAAGGTTAGAATTCTTTGGACCAGATGTAGTATGAACACAAGACTTGAGGAAAACCAGAAGAGAAACAGATTCCTCCCAATTTCCACGCCGAGCGAAATCCCTTTTTACCCTTCTTTGGATTTGACTGTTCTGTACTGATCTTCTTACCAAGAAACATCTTTCTGTTCTTTGCTATAGCTGCTGCAAGGTCCTCATCATCCACAAAGTCAACATATGCCAGTCCCTGCGAGACACAAGAGCATCAAGAATATTAATCCACCATACTGGCATGCTTCACTAAGACATAAAATAGCAGCAGATAGTCATTGGCAGTATGCATAACTGATATCTATGATGAACAGATTTACCAATCAATGCAGATGGAAAAATATACTTATTATTATTATCTATTCCCTTAAGTTCCAACAGGATTTCATCTAAGCATGATCATACGGAAACTAGGAAATTTCCAGATTCATTTACGGTAACAGTAAAGACTAAGAAGAGCAAATACTAATTCAAAGTCGAAAGTACGAGCATTAGACCAAAGAAGAGCAAATACTAATTCACCTAGAAGCTAGAGATGCTTCATTCCTTGCTCATTCTAGCCACAGAGAAGGACTTAATGGAAACACGGCACTCATAGCTTCCCTTGCTTGTCTTAGCTTTTCAAGGTTTGCAGAATTCCTGAGAAGCTTTATATACTGCAATAACGTTGATTGTCAAGCACGAAAGTTATCATTTTTTTTTAATGAAAATTTGGTAAAAGAAAATTTGTTTTCCTCCCACATTCTGAGTGAGAGACGATTTCAAGCAAATGGAAGGTAGAGAAGATGGTTATTATTGGATGATACCTTCTTTATTGCGTCTGACTTCCAAGGCTAAGAATGAGTTTCTGGGTGCTTTTCTACTTCCCCCACGGTTACGTTTAGCTGCTTTGAT is a genomic window containing:
- the LOC106306463 gene encoding endoglucanase 21-like; amino-acid sequence: MYGRDPWGGPLEINAADSITDDDRSRNLQELDRSALPRPLDATQRSWLLGPPVRKKKKYVDLGCILVSRKIFLWTLGTLLVTTFLAGSITMIVRHVPHHKHEKPQQDNYTLALNKTLLFFNAQKSGKLPKKNDVSWRGNSCMKDVDEGEYPPRDVVGGYYDAGDTIKFSFPMSYAMTMLSWSVIEYSAKYEAAGELDHVKELIKWGTDYFLKTFNSSADKVGRMVSQVGYGDNRGGGVMQNDHYCWMRPEDVDYTRLAHSCYSGCSDLAAEMAAALASASIVFKDNRDYSKKLVHGAKTLYNFANAVKKSYSIPRKESSEFYKSSLFWDELLWGGAWLYYATGNITYLDQVTNHDTARHAGAFWDGPYYGVPSWDNKLPGAQLLLTRLRLFLSPGYPYEDILRTFHNQTGVVMCSYLPYYKKFKRTKGGLIMLNHGDPQPLQYAANAAFLAALFSDYLDAADTPGWYCGPKFYSTDVLRDFARSQIDYILGKNPRKMSYVVGFGQRYPKHVHHRGASIPKSVKKESCKGGWKWRDTKKNNPNTIVGAMVAGPDKHDGFHDLRTNYNYTEPTLAGNAGLVAALVALSGERTFGAIDKNTMFSAVPPLTPATPPPPAPWTP